In the Bos javanicus breed banteng chromosome 28, ARS-OSU_banteng_1.0, whole genome shotgun sequence genome, one interval contains:
- the FXYD4 gene encoding FXYD domain-containing ion transport regulator 4 isoform X2, with protein MDEQTGWKRLSLHGAWEAFIPQIEDQPWVSPLPLQHLHPKPQTGPACRCVMEGVTRALLLLLAGLPVLEANDVIDKDSPFYYDWEGLQLGGMICAGLMCIAGLLFALSGKCKCKNKQKHGSLPEKAVPLLTPGSASTC; from the exons ATGGATGAGCAAACAGGCTGGAAGAG ACTCTCCTTACATGGGGCCTGGGAGGCATTCATTCCACAAATTGAGGACCAGCCATGGGTCAGCCCCTTGCCCCTGCAACATCTCCACCCCAAACCTCAG aCCGGTCCTGCGTGCCGCTGTGTCATGGAGGGAGTGACCcgggcccttctcctcctgttggCTG GACTGCCTGTCTTGGAAGCCAATGACGTGATTG ATAAAGACAGTCCCTTCTACTATG ACTGGGAAGGCCTGCAGCTGGGCGGGATGATCTGTGCGGGCCTCATGTGCATCGCTGGACTCTTGTTTGCCCTGA GTGGCAAATGCAAATGCAAGAACAAGCAGAAGCACGG CTCCTTACCTGAGAAAGCTGTACCACTCCTCACTCCAG GCTCTGCCAGTACCTGCTGA
- the FXYD4 gene encoding FXYD domain-containing ion transport regulator 4 isoform X1 — protein sequence MIFLNLEFHRLSLHGAWEAFIPQIEDQPWVSPLPLQHLHPKPQTGPACRCVMEGVTRALLLLLAGLPVLEANDVIDKDSPFYYDWEGLQLGGMICAGLMCIAGLLFALSGKCKCKNKQKHGSLPEKAVPLLTPGSASTC from the exons ATgatttttctgaatcttgagtttcACAGACTCTCCTTACATGGGGCCTGGGAGGCATTCATTCCACAAATTGAGGACCAGCCATGGGTCAGCCCCTTGCCCCTGCAACATCTCCACCCCAAACCTCAG aCCGGTCCTGCGTGCCGCTGTGTCATGGAGGGAGTGACCcgggcccttctcctcctgttggCTG GACTGCCTGTCTTGGAAGCCAATGACGTGATTG ATAAAGACAGTCCCTTCTACTATG ACTGGGAAGGCCTGCAGCTGGGCGGGATGATCTGTGCGGGCCTCATGTGCATCGCTGGACTCTTGTTTGCCCTGA GTGGCAAATGCAAATGCAAGAACAAGCAGAAGCACGG CTCCTTACCTGAGAAAGCTGTACCACTCCTCACTCCAG GCTCTGCCAGTACCTGCTGA